The following is a genomic window from Campylobacter lari subsp. lari.
GCAAGTTAAAAAAGGTGATTCTTTAAGTATGTCTTTAACTGGAGAAGATTTTGATAATACTGCTAAAGAAATGTTAAATAGTTTATTTTCTTCAGGTTATGTTGTAAATAAAATAGGAAATTCTGGTAGGGCTGTGGTTGCAGTTTATGATGTAGTAAATGATACAGCATTAAGAATAGATACTAGAAATTTAACAGATTTGATGGTGGAAGAGCTTATAAATTCAGGCAAATTTATAGCTTCAGCTACTCAAGGTAATGATAATGCTACTCAAGATAATATGGATGATCTTATGAGCGATAAGGATGATGATAGATATGATAAGGCCACAGTATCTAAAAATCATACGCAAATTAGTGCTTCTTTGACTTTGCAAGGAAGAATTGGACAACAAAATGTAAAATTAAGCAATGGAAAAACTCAAGTTGAATACTTTTTTGTTATGAAATTGGCTGAAAAATCAAGCGGTTTGGTGGTATGGCAAAAAACAAATAGAATTAATAAATTAGGTTCTAGTAAAACCGTAAGTTGGTAATATAAAACAATAAGGAAAGATATGATGAAAAAAATATTTATTATTGGGTCTTTGTTAGTAGCGAGTCTTCTTTATGCACAAGCTACTCCACAAGCTGAAATTACTCAAGAAGATATTAAAGCTCAAAATGAAATGTCAGATGCTAGCTCTAAAGATATTACTCCAAAATCTTTGGATGATTTTTTTGAAGAATTTGCAGATAATTTTGGCATAGAATATGGCATTACAAAAGATGGAAAAACCTTTTATACGGGTAGAAGTGTAGTTGCGCTAAGCGATAGCGATCCTCAACTTGCTCAAGCTTTGCAAAATGCATATCAAAAAGCTATGTTAAATTTGCAAGTTGAATTTATCAAAGATGCTTTTGGAAGAATAGCAGTGAGTAAAATTCAAAATTACGAAGCTGATAATTCTACTAATGCAAAAGAATTTGAAGAATTACCAAAAGGAAGT
Proteins encoded in this region:
- the lpoB gene encoding penicillin-binding protein activator LpoB, encoding MKKIKILTSIVAIGVLFSACVQQPTYVDGTAAQVKKGDSLSMSLTGEDFDNTAKEMLNSLFSSGYVVNKIGNSGRAVVAVYDVVNDTALRIDTRNLTDLMVEELINSGKFIASATQGNDNATQDNMDDLMSDKDDDRYDKATVSKNHTQISASLTLQGRIGQQNVKLSNGKTQVEYFFVMKLAEKSSGLVVWQKTNRINKLGSSKTVSW